AGTGGGAGTTTAGGACCTTTAAATGACGCAGAGTTGTGTCCAGAGACTTGATGTATGGCGTGAATCGGTGCTGATTTCGGTTCTGTAGATTTGTGTAAATATGTTGAAGGTGGGTAGATGTACACATGGCCAGAATGAGAGTATGCAAGCTGCGAGCCATAATGTTGATAGGTGATTATGAGCTTGTGGCGGTAGCATCAATAGTAGtacccaagggtctcctttagaacgtttaaataCCCACCagccaaatccagtaagagaaccagaTACAACAGTGGCAGAGGCAGAGCCCCCGAAAATTACTTTCCAATCAGAAGAGTTAGTTTGAGAAGTTTCAGCAACAGAAGAGGCTTCAAGACGAGCAGTTTGAGGATGACCTTCTTTAGCACGAGATTCAGTAGCAGCAGTAGATTGAGTAAGAGGAGATTCAGGATCAGAATAAGCAGGAATAGAACCTAATTCAGTAGAGGAATTAGTAATTGTACCAGCAATAGTAGTTTCAGCTTGAGTAGTAGCAGGGGGAGCTCCAGTTTCTTGACCAGGAGAAACACTGTCAACATCTTTACCAGTAGGTCCTTCAGGAGGAGCATTAGATTCAGCACCAACTCCAGAAAGAGTATCTTTAGGAGTGGCAGCAGATTTACCTCCTCCAGGAGCACCAGAATTAGCTTCAGTAACTTCAGAAGCAGCTCTACTATCACCAAGAGTCTCTACAGCTAGTTTAACTACCTTTCCGATAATCTCATCAGCAGCGTACAGTCCAAGTCCAGTAGCTATAACTGATCCATCTATTACAGGACTAACAACTTTACCAAGAGCTCCTCCAGCCGCCTTCCATGGTCCAAGGTTTACTCCAGCTCCCGCAGCTTTATCAACACTATCACCATTAGGTCTATGAGCGCCATTACTAGGAGGAGGTGGAGCAATTTCTCCTTTTTGAGGTAAGGATATATCAGAATCGCTACTAGATGACCCATATACTCCACTACTACTTCCAGAGCTTTCACTACCTGGAGAGACAGAAGGAGTAGGAACAGGAGTTTTACCCCCTTCTCGTTTCCTTATTTCTTCATTTCGTTCCTTTTCTGCTTTCTCGGCTTCTTCTTTGAGTTCCTTTTCTAGTTTTTCATCAGTAACTTTATTACTACTCTCAGGACATTCTTGCAAACCATTACAACCACAAtcttttagatatttcctAAGCTTCTGCAACTTTATGCAATCCATTCCATTCTGTAACTCGGTTGTTGTTATGCTTTTATGAATACCACCTTTCCATGTCCATGGATCATTCCCAGTACCCTTCTTATACCATCCTTTGGCCATGCCATCACTTTCAACATAAATAAGTACCGGATTTTCCAGGTTACAGTAAAACGTATATACACTTTGTATACCTGATATTGGGAATGGCGATCCGtgtaattttatattcctcctcttccttgAGCCATTGCCACCGTTGTAATAGATACCAGCCACACCAAATTTACCATCATTAATAGTATGCTTGTGGGCTGTAATAGAGCTTGAACCATGTCCATGTTGTACACAAGAAATGGATACATCCTGAACAGAgattttcttttcatctttatgCTGAGTACAACAGTATGACCGCTTACTAGTAGATTTACTGTATGATAGGTCAAGGGTAACATTGTTATGTCGTGAGCATAATACTTCGTCAAGATGTTCAGAAAGTTTTGCAGTGAGTTGAGAATTGTTTTTATCGTAGAATCCATTGTTATCATTACCATATCCTGTCCAGTTAGCACCACTTGTATCTTGACTCTCAAACCATCTGGAATTTCCGTTAGGCGGCTTGAACTCAATCATAAGAGGTACATTCACGGCACTTGGATATGAATAGAGCGTTATTACATTTATTACCTCACTAATAGTAGGAATACCAATAGGCTGGTTCTTATAGGaaactctggaaatttttGTGTTTCCACCTTTAATTGTATAAGTTTTAGTAACATAGTCACTACCTGGGGGATTGGGTGATTGTCCCAATGTTGATTCTGTGATATTTCCGGTTACTCTTTTACAGTAAGATGTAGAATAATCAGTGAAAGAACCGTGTCGAGGGTCCTGTATGTTAAATACAACGGCACTGTTCCTTTGGCAGTTTCTCAAATCCAGCAGCTGTACAAGTCCTTTGCTAGCATCATTACCAGCATGTGaccaaaaatttttatataatactccattaatAAAACTTTGCTTGGTATATGAATAGTAGGTGGGTTTACCACTATCACCCCCAGTAGTAATTCCAAGCAAGATAGGTTCTCTGTCATTCCCGacccagtagtaaacagaGACCTCCTCGACACCATGTATAGGACCTCCTACTgttgttcttccttttccc
Above is a genomic segment from Theileria equi strain WA chromosome 4 map unlocalized gcontig_1105316255041, whole genome shotgun sequence containing:
- a CDS encoding hypothetical protein (encoded by transcript BEWA_046780A) translates to MAKKRKASANLAVNGASQAKKKQKVEETSGKLLIEWLEAETLLLKRLLYRGFGRSYSIESWRMSGELTLNVNGKCGDKGQCNCLGKDGIPGLKAKKETNQPVNGFIKVTHNVKNGGTFTLSGTLNNGNQIRGKGRTTVGGPIHGVEEVSVYYWVGNDREPILLGITTGGDSGKPTYYSYTKQSFINGVLYKNFWSHAGNDASKGLVQLLDLRNCQRNSAVVFNIQDPRHGSFTDYSTSYCKRVTGNITESTLGQSPNPPGSDYVTKTYTIKGGNTKISRVSYKNQPIGIPTISEVINVITLYSYPSAVNVPLMIEFKPPNGNSRWFESQDTSGANWTGYGNDNNGFYDKNNSQLTAKLSEHLDEVLCSRHNNVTLDLSYSKSTSKRSYCCTQHKDEKKISVQDVSISCVQHGHGSSSITAHKHTINDGKFGVAGIYYNGGNGSRKRRNIKLHGSPFPISGIQSVYTFYCNLENPVLIYVESDGMAKGWYKKGTGNDPWTWKGGIHKSITTTELQNGMDCIKLQKLRKYLKDCGCNGLQECPESSNKVTDEKLEKELKEEAEKAEKERNEEIRKREGGKTPVPTPSVSPGSESSGSSSGVYGSSSSDSDISLPQKGEIAPPPPSNGAHRPNGDSVDKAAGAGVNLGPWKAAGGALGKVVSPVIDGSVIATGLGLYAADEIIGKVVKLAVETLGDSRAASEVTEANSGAPGGGKSAATPKDTLSGVGAESNAPPEGPTGKDVDSVSPGQETGAPPATTQAETTIAGTITNSSTELGSIPAYSDPESPLTQSTAATESRAKEGHPQTARLEASSVAETSQTNSSDWKVIFGGSASATVVSGSLTGFGWWVFKRSKGDPWVLLLMLPPQAHNHLSTLWLAACILSFWPCVHLPTFNIFTQIYRTEISTDSRHTSSLWTQLCVI